The following DNA comes from Halalkaliarchaeum sp. AArc-CO.
TGCTGGCCGTCGCCGAAGTCGTCGCGTACAGCTGCAGCCGTAAGCCCTGCCGAACTGCTTCCCTTCCCCGAGGTGTACACCGATCTCGGGGCGATGTTTTGGATGTAGGAGAGCAATTGGGAGTTGTGTGAGACGATCCCGTTCGAGAGGTAGTTGTGAGTCCCCTTGACCTCAAGATCGTAGACCCATTCATATGATGGGTCGATCTCTTCGATTCGTTCTATTTTATCCCACTGAACCTGATTCTCGACGAGATTTGTAAGGGACTGGATACGCTCGCCGATTCCTCGTCCACCGTCTGTGAGAGATCGACTTTGAACTGGTTCTCTTTCGTCAAACGTGTTTTTGAACTGCGAAACGACGGTTCGAAGGCTGGTTCTACTTGGATTTCGGTCTCCCCGTTCGTAGTGCTGGTACGTTGTACGGGGTATGCCACACTCCCTCTGCGTTAACTCAAGACTTTCCCGCAGGTCACGCAATACATCTCCCATGCTAGGAACGACATCGGTGTTGGTATTGCTCCGTACCTCTTTAAATCGGGACGCTGTTTTTGATTTCCGTTCCGAGATGAATCCGATTTCATTAATATATCTCGCAGCATCGTTTCCGGATATTCTGAGACGATAGCTTCCATTGTCTCTTTCGCGTAATTGGCTGTATATACCGAAAAATAGCAACAAGTGTTGGACATCTTCGAGCAGCTCTTTGCTCATTGAGGCAACAGTAATTTCACGTTGCGTCGTCGAAACGTGACTCTCGCCCTCGATATACGCCTTTAAGAATTCCCGTTTCGTTCGTCGATTTGCTAACTGGATTGCAGCCGGCACTCGCTGGGCAGCAGAGCCTTCGAGTAGTCTTTGATCTATGTTTTCGAGTAGACTGGCTAATTGTCCAGACGATGCAATAACTTCACGCGCAGATTTGCCTCTGTGAGGATCTCGTTCAAAGTAATTGACGTTGATTCTGTCTAACGCATCTTTCACATCTGAGAGTATCTCCTCATCGTTATTACAAATCGAAATAAACCCGGTGTTATCGTCCCTCCGTTCAACGTACCCTTCGGCAATGATATATCCGAGTAATCGTGCGAGGGATGGGGTCCATTCCTCGGGAAGTTCGAGCGGTTGTGAATTGGCCGACCGCGAACGTCTATACTCTCCAGGGAACGTGTCGTCTCCTTTCGTATCTAGGGTCCTTGGCGTTGCTATAAACGTTCCCTCGGTGAGATCATCTGCAACAACCGGCGACGGTTCTCCGCCCGATTGGACATACAACGGATGCGACGGTGTGGCCTCGATTTCCTTTCCCGATGCTGTCCGAATACGGATCATTCGTTCTGGTGCCTCACGTTTCCATACTCTCGTGGCATATCCAGCATTGAATGTCCCGTCACGATTCATCGAGGGAAGACATATATCGACCTCGTCGTACACTCCGTCGTCGACCGGCTTTGGGTCGTCGAGGGTATCCTCGACCAGTTCGCGTATTGGCACCCGACGGCCGTCCGCCAGCGTCACCATCGTATCCCCGGCGACGCATTTCCCCGTGCCAGGATCTCCGATCAACAGCATGTGCAGGTCTCCCCGGATCCGGGAGCCGTCCGGGAGGTGTTTGGTGACGCCGGAGAACAGCTGGAGGATCATCGCGAGTTTCTCCTGTTCGTAGCCGTAGATCGACGGCGCCACCGAATCGACCATCTGCTGATAGATGTCGTCCTCGCTCGAGCGTTCGATGATGTCCTGGACGTCGTCCTGGGTGATGTCCATGTCCTCGAACTCCTCGTCCTCGATCGAGATGGAGACGCCGTCCATGTACAGGTCGAAGACGGGAGTCTTCTCGTTGCCGTCGGTCATCTGCTCGATGTGTAACACGCCGGCGACGGTGACGTGGTCGCCGGGCGTCACCTTGCCAGTAATGTCGTCTTCGACGTCGACGTCGATCGCCTGGGGTGTCTGTCCCCCGCGCAGCCCCTCGGGCGACTCCTGAACCCGAAGCTTCTGGGAGTCGATGAACTCCGATTGATCGTGGTTGACGCGGAACGGACCCTGTCGCTCACAGCCCTGACACTCGTGGGGCTCCTGAAAGCCCGAATCCGACTGGGGGATGTAGGTCATCGTCCCGCAGCGCTGGCACTCGAAGGCGGCTTCGGTGATCTTCGGGCGGACGTCGGTCGCCTTCCGGACGATCCCCTGGACGGCGATCATCCGGCCGATGTGGTCGTCCTGGACACGGATCCCGCGAATGTCGATCGTTTTCGATCGCGGGAGGTTCTCGACCCGAACGTGAGCCTGTCCGAGACTCACGTCCGCCGGAAGGTCGTACAGCCGCAGCGCCTCCTCGGCGTACTCGCGGAACTGTTCCGGCTTTGCCAGGTAGTCCTCCGCGAGGTCGGGATCGAACGTGTACAGGTCGTCGTAGTCGACGTACAGCGACCGCTGTTCGTTGGGGTATCGCTGGGCGAGCTGCCCGATCTGCTCGCGGTAGTAGTTGCGGTAAAACTGGATGAATCGCTCGGTGAGGTCGTCCGTTCCAGCCGTGGCCATCGCGCCGGGATACGTCGGCATCACGTATGAACCTCATGCTCGCGGGGCGGAACTGAACAGTTGCAAACCACATGACAACTTCCTGCCGTCGGTCGGGATGTCGAAGGCGCAATTGTTTCGGTGGTCTCTACAGAATATGACCGTATGCAGGTGCTGGGTGACGCTGGCTATCCTGGCGGGGGGATGGATGCGACAGTGACTGATCCCGGGGTTGGATCTGGATTCCCACAGTTCGCCCCACCGGTACCAATACCGGCACAGACGCCGACGCCGTCCGGGGAGTTCGAACTCCTCGCCGGACTCCCCACGTGGGCCCAGGTGCTCGTGATCCTCGCGGGCGCGGTCATCGCGGCGAAACTCATCGAACTCGCGGGGAAGTGGCTCGTCCGGTCGATCGGGGACGGTGGATCACTCAGAACCGTCTTCTTCGAGGAGATCACCCTCCCGCTGTACGTGTCTGTGTTCCTGTGGGGCGTCCTCGAGAGCCTCGCGCTCGTCGAACTGGAACTGGCGGTCGGCGGAGTTCGGAACGTGATTCTGACAGTGATCCTCGTGATGTGGACCCGGGCGGGGATCCGGATCGGAAACCGATCGCTGAGCCAGTTGAAGGATCGCGACAAGAGCTACGAGTTCGCGCCGATGCTGAAAAACATCTGGTCGGTCGCGGTCGTGTCGATCGCGTTCGTCTCGCTGTTGTCGATCTGGCAGATCGACGTCACGCCGCTTCTTGCCTCAGCGGGGGTGCTCGGGATCGTCATCGGCTTTGCCGCCAGGGACGCTGTCGCGAACTTCATCGGAGGGATCGCGCTGTACTTCGACGACACCTACAAACTGGGTGATTTCATCGTGCTCGAATCCGGTGAGAGGGGCACCGTCGTCGACATCGGGCTCAGATCGACGACCCTCCTCACCCGGGATCGGGTGATGGTGACGGTTCCGAACTCCGTGCTCAACTCCTCGCAGGTCGTAAACGAGTCGGCGCCACAGCGGTACAAGCGCGTTCGGGTTCCCGTACAGGTCGCGTACGGCTCCGACATCGACACGGTGGAGTCGATACTCGACAGTGTCGCCGAGGACCTCGACCTCGTAATCGATACCCCCTCCCACGAGGTCAGGTTTCTGGAATTCGGCGACAGCGGTCTCGAATACGAATTACGCGGGTTCATCCCACATCCTGCGCGTGAACCCCGGGCGGTTCACCGGATAAACCAGGAGATCTACCGACGATTCGGCGAGAACGACGTCGAAATTCCGTACCCACAGCGCGACGTCCATTTCCCCGAAGGCTCTCACGAGGTCCCTGAAGAGGCTGTGAACCAATCGATCGACTGAGCCGCGTCGCCGCTTCCGGACGGTACGTCCCGGTTTCGCAAACACCTTATACGCCGATTTGCATGATGTACACGACGAATATGGCGAGACCCGAAGTTCTCGAACGAGTGAAAGCCGCCGAGCGCGAGGCCGACCAGATCGTCGAGGAGGCCAGCGCCGAAGCCGACAAGATCATCGAGGAGGCCCGAAGCGAGGCCGACCGAATCCGGAGTGAGGCACAACAGGAGGCCGAGGAGGCGGCCCAGACGCGACTCGAGGAGGCCCGCGAGGAGATCGAAACCGAACGGGAAGAGATCCTCGAGTCGGGCGGGGAAGATCGGGCCGAACTCGAAGAGCGAGCACGCGACCGGTTCGACGAGGTTGTCGACCTCGCGCTGGAACGGTTCGAGGAGGCGGTATATGCTCAGACCTGAGCGGATGAGCAAGGTCTCGGTGACGGGATCCAAGCGGGTACTGGACGACGTCATCGAGGCCGTACACGACCTCAACCTGCTCCACATCAGCGAGTACGACGGCTCCTGGGAGGGGTTCTCCCCAGGCAATCCGATCGACGGGGCCGAGGAGACGTCCGAAAAGCTGGTGACCGTTCGCGCTCTCGAGAGCGTTCTCGATCTCGATCCCGAGGACGCCGGCGTGCGAAAAGCCCTCTCGGACGACGACATCGAGGCGGAACTCGAG
Coding sequences within:
- a CDS encoding LAGLIDADG family homing endonuclease, producing MATAGTDDLTERFIQFYRNYYREQIGQLAQRYPNEQRSLYVDYDDLYTFDPDLAEDYLAKPEQFREYAEEALRLYDLPADVSLGQAHVRVENLPRSKTIDIRGIRVQDDHIGRMIAVQGIVRKATDVRPKITEAAFECQRCGTMTYIPQSDSGFQEPHECQGCERQGPFRVNHDQSEFIDSQKLRVQESPEGLRGGQTPQAIDVDVEDDITGKVTPGDHVTVAGVLHIEQMTDGNEKTPVFDLYMDGVSISIEDEEFEDMDITQDDVQDIIERSSEDDIYQQMVDSVAPSIYGYEQEKLAMILQLFSGVTKHLPDGSRIRGDLHMLLIGDPGTGKCVAGDTMVTLADGRRVPIRELVEDTLDDPKPVDDGVYDEVDICLPSMNRDGTFNAGYATRVWKREAPERMIRIRTASGKEIEATPSHPLYVQSGGEPSPVVADDLTEGTFIATPRTLDTKGDDTFPGEYRRSRSANSQPLELPEEWTPSLARLLGYIIAEGYVERRDDNTGFISICNNDEEILSDVKDALDRINVNYFERDPHRGKSAREVIASSGQLASLLENIDQRLLEGSAAQRVPAAIQLANRRTKREFLKAYIEGESHVSTTQREITVASMSKELLEDVQHLLLFFGIYSQLRERDNGSYRLRISGNDAARYINEIGFISERKSKTASRFKEVRSNTNTDVVPSMGDVLRDLRESLELTQRECGIPRTTYQHYERGDRNPSRTSLRTVVSQFKNTFDEREPVQSRSLTDGGRGIGERIQSLTNLVENQVQWDKIERIEEIDPSYEWVYDLEVKGTHNYLSNGIVSHNSQLLSYIQNIAPRSVYTSGKGSSSAGLTAAAVRDDFGDGQQWTLEAGALVLADKGIAAVDELDKMRSEDRSAMHEALEQQSYHPETEVLLADGRRVEIGPFVDRLFSERNDEVTDGVDCEILPVDDVSVHSTDLETNETRKVPVDRVSRHEAPEEFVRVTFSNGRSVTVTPEHPMFVSRDGETKTVPARDVDVDEFVPAPRQLPNSAAAVELAEAPHVGKETDVTLPDEMSPKLAEFLGFLVAEGHSYVGRTHEIGFSNQDQRLLDRVGKLVDDLFGMSTADHANAAGTITMALISTKLYRWFESNFPELLNTARDKRIPAKVLAASQEEIRRFLVGAFAGDGGVESEAMSFSTASPGLAEDYADALSKIGVASRTHHDTAEDSWKVYVMGDSVGRFVDAVVEDTPNKIATGEPERSDRSDGNGDLRYYRIRNVERIPNEGENACDWVYDVTVEPTNTFVSKGVVLHNSISISKAGINATLKSRCSLLGAANPKYGRFDQYEPLGEQIDLEPALISRFDLIFTVTDQPDPDHDARLADHILTTNYAGEMNTQRERLATSEFTESEVQQATQEVEPVLDQELLRKYIAYAKRNCFPTMTDEAREAIRDFYVDLRAQGADEDAPVPVTARKLEALVRLSEASARVRLSDTVDREDAERVIDIVESSLQDIGVDPETGQFDADVIETGTSKSQRDRIKSLKGLIEELEDEFEEGAPVDEVLERADEVGMDPTKAEDEIEKLRAKGEVYEPRQNHLRTT
- a CDS encoding mechanosensitive ion channel family protein translates to MQVLGDAGYPGGGMDATVTDPGVGSGFPQFAPPVPIPAQTPTPSGEFELLAGLPTWAQVLVILAGAVIAAKLIELAGKWLVRSIGDGGSLRTVFFEEITLPLYVSVFLWGVLESLALVELELAVGGVRNVILTVILVMWTRAGIRIGNRSLSQLKDRDKSYEFAPMLKNIWSVAVVSIAFVSLLSIWQIDVTPLLASAGVLGIVIGFAARDAVANFIGGIALYFDDTYKLGDFIVLESGERGTVVDIGLRSTTLLTRDRVMVTVPNSVLNSSQVVNESAPQRYKRVRVPVQVAYGSDIDTVESILDSVAEDLDLVIDTPSHEVRFLEFGDSGLEYELRGFIPHPAREPRAVHRINQEIYRRFGENDVEIPYPQRDVHFPEGSHEVPEEAVNQSID
- the ahaH gene encoding ATP synthase archaeal subunit H; its protein translation is MARPEVLERVKAAEREADQIVEEASAEADKIIEEARSEADRIRSEAQQEAEEAAQTRLEEAREEIETEREEILESGGEDRAELEERARDRFDEVVDLALERFEEAVYAQT